The Pseudanabaena galeata CCNP1313 genome has a segment encoding these proteins:
- a CDS encoding DUF4007 family protein yields MIQTINSNTSSGTELIFARHETFYPRYGWLKKGFEAVHANSNIFLEEDAHIQLGVGKNMAKAIRYWCGAFKLIEDDRAGQSSPQTSQFGRLLLGEDGYDPFLEDTASLWLLHWHLSQQPCKASAWYAIFNNLRQTEFTVDDLLLMLIQYRDAAGNRTVEASLKKDITCLLRMYVRQGDDLSLNEDNLDCPFAELGLIQRVGDAKHYLFRTGAKTSLPHEILVSACLDFAKTVNTTQRTISLSSLLFDEGSPGTVFKLSEAAICDAIEQVARWCNEITFSDSAGIIQMSFTQDPAKLSHTLLNRYYRP; encoded by the coding sequence ATGATTCAGACTATCAACAGCAATACTTCTAGCGGCACGGAATTAATTTTTGCTCGACATGAGACATTTTATCCTCGTTATGGCTGGCTAAAGAAAGGATTTGAGGCAGTTCATGCTAACTCCAACATTTTTTTAGAGGAAGATGCTCACATTCAGCTAGGGGTAGGAAAAAACATGGCGAAGGCGATTCGCTATTGGTGTGGAGCGTTTAAGCTTATTGAAGACGATCGAGCAGGACAGTCATCACCTCAAACATCACAATTTGGGCGATTATTACTAGGTGAAGATGGTTACGATCCCTTTTTAGAAGATACTGCTTCCCTGTGGTTATTGCATTGGCATCTATCGCAACAACCCTGTAAAGCCTCAGCGTGGTACGCAATTTTCAATAACCTACGTCAAACAGAATTTACTGTTGATGACTTGCTGTTAATGCTCATTCAGTATCGTGATGCGGCAGGTAATCGCACTGTGGAGGCTTCATTAAAAAAAGATATCACTTGCCTTTTGAGAATGTATGTTAGACAAGGTGATGATTTGAGTTTGAATGAGGATAACTTAGACTGTCCCTTTGCAGAGTTAGGGTTGATTCAGCGAGTAGGGGATGCTAAGCATTATTTGTTTCGCACAGGTGCAAAAACTAGTCTCCCTCATGAAATCTTAGTGTCAGCTTGTCTAGATTTTGCGAAAACGGTTAATACTACGCAGAGGACAATCTCTTTATCGAGTTTATTATTTGATGAAGGTAGTCCAGGCACAGTGTTTAAGTTGTCAGAGGCTGCCATTTGTGATGCGATCGAGCAGGTAGCAAGATGGTGTAATGAGATTACTTTTTCTGACAGTGCTGGCATAATTCAGATGTCCTTTACTCAAGATCCCGCAAAGCTTAGTCACACACTTTTAAATAGATATTACAGACCTTAA
- a CDS encoding DNA phosphorothioation-associated putative methyltransferase, with translation MIIGCDHIQIINLCQQSPIGKKLPNALYLHISAITSLSPQLQECDRQARLLLPKSIQFTIIKFNYEQPKISYLFYPEFDNDPHPALHQSIQVDLKAQTVQQRDYYNSLNPPILHRKETFVNSDYPHYQLFAQLTKQEESIGLFHETRIIGTRKGWEQRLQEYNVELKDHQVILLPSTSGRGSGRCTEPVEVFEGLKEDIKIDRHKAAIHRPDLSKPVRLALEAGLFTESSTFFDYGCGHGEDIKRISDRGFTSSGWDPYYRPQCDCTSAEIVNLGYIINVIESQIERREALIKAWELTQKVLIVSAQVLIGDVGKGQIAYSDGVVSSRNTFQKYYEQEELKLYIDQVLGVDSVPVSLGIYFVFRDEMQAQSFRASRFRSRATTPRIRLVSKRFEDYRELLNPLMDFFTERGRLPIGEELPNFEPLLTEFGTVRRAFNLIVSATNQDEWDAIADKRRQDILVFLALSNFDNPYKRLKLSQLLTQYQTDIKSLFGSYQGASTTADLMLFNLGREGFIATCCRNSRIGRLDHQALYVHISALEHLDTMLRLYEGCASRTIGRMDGATLIKFHLHKPKISYLFYPDFDRDPHPKMQASMQIDLRDLQVRYRDYHNSDNPPVLHCKDAYILPDYLQYEKFAKLTKQEESWGLLENMKDISYWQGWQQKLKEYCAELQGHRLVWSKDADPETIRLLKAQRKSKKLEGDTF, from the coding sequence ATGATAATAGGGTGTGACCACATTCAAATAATTAACCTATGCCAACAGAGTCCTATTGGCAAAAAGTTACCCAACGCGCTTTATTTGCATATCTCAGCGATTACCTCTTTATCTCCACAATTACAAGAATGTGATCGCCAAGCCAGATTATTACTACCAAAATCTATCCAATTCACCATTATCAAATTCAACTACGAACAACCCAAAATCTCCTACCTGTTCTATCCAGAATTCGATAACGACCCACATCCCGCATTGCATCAAAGTATTCAAGTTGACCTAAAAGCCCAAACAGTCCAGCAACGAGACTATTACAACTCTCTCAATCCGCCCATCCTCCATCGCAAAGAAACCTTTGTAAATTCTGACTATCCCCACTATCAACTATTTGCTCAACTAACCAAACAAGAAGAATCGATCGGGCTATTTCATGAGACTCGCATCATCGGCACTCGTAAAGGATGGGAACAACGTTTACAGGAATACAATGTTGAACTGAAAGATCATCAAGTCATTTTGCTCCCCTCGACCTCTGGGAGAGGATCTGGGCGATGCACTGAGCCTGTCGAAGTGTTTGAGGGGCTAAAAGAAGATATCAAAATTGATCGACATAAAGCCGCAATTCATCGCCCCGATCTATCTAAACCCGTTCGACTTGCCTTAGAAGCAGGACTATTTACAGAAAGCTCAACCTTTTTTGACTATGGCTGTGGTCATGGTGAAGATATCAAAAGAATTAGCGATCGCGGCTTTACTAGCTCAGGTTGGGACCCATACTATCGACCACAATGCGATTGTACCTCAGCCGAAATCGTCAACCTCGGCTATATCATCAACGTCATCGAATCGCAGATCGAAAGAAGAGAAGCACTAATCAAAGCATGGGAATTAACGCAAAAAGTTTTGATAGTGTCGGCACAAGTTTTAATTGGTGATGTGGGCAAAGGACAAATCGCCTACAGTGATGGCGTGGTGAGTAGTCGTAACACTTTCCAGAAGTATTACGAACAAGAAGAACTCAAACTCTATATCGATCAAGTGTTAGGCGTAGATTCTGTGCCTGTCTCTCTCGGCATTTATTTTGTATTTCGTGACGAAATGCAAGCGCAAAGCTTCAGAGCATCACGGTTTCGTTCGAGAGCCACCACACCCAGAATCCGACTTGTCTCCAAACGCTTTGAAGACTATCGCGAATTACTCAATCCCCTTATGGATTTCTTTACAGAGCGAGGCAGATTACCCATTGGCGAAGAATTGCCAAACTTTGAGCCGTTGCTAACAGAATTTGGAACAGTACGCCGCGCCTTTAACTTGATTGTCAGTGCCACAAATCAAGATGAATGGGATGCGATCGCCGATAAGCGCCGTCAAGATATTTTGGTATTCCTTGCCCTCAGTAATTTTGATAACCCTTACAAACGACTCAAATTAAGCCAACTTTTAACGCAATACCAAACCGATATCAAATCTCTATTTGGCTCTTATCAAGGTGCAAGTACTACTGCTGATCTGATGTTATTTAATTTAGGTAGGGAAGGATTCATCGCTACCTGTTGTCGAAACAGCAGAATTGGACGGCTAGATCATCAAGCCCTCTATGTTCATATTTCGGCTTTAGAACATCTTGATACTATGCTCAGACTCTATGAAGGATGTGCCAGTCGCACCATTGGTAGAATGGATGGAGCCACGCTGATCAAATTCCATCTTCATAAACCGAAAATCAGCTATCTTTTTTATCCCGACTTTGATCGAGATCCCCATCCAAAAATGCAAGCCTCAATGCAAATTGACCTGAGAGATTTACAGGTTCGTTATCGTGACTATCACAACTCCGATAATCCCCCCGTACTTCATTGCAAAGATGCTTATATCCTTCCCGACTACCTACAGTATGAAAAATTTGCCAAATTAACTAAACAAGAAGAAAGTTGGGGATTGCTAGAAAACATGAAAGATATTTCATATTGGCAAGGCTGGCAACAAAAATTAAAAGAATACTGTGCAGAACTTCAAGGGCATCGTCTTGTCTGGAGCAAAGACGCTGACCCAGAGACAATTAGGTTATTGAAAGCACAACGCAAATCCAAGAAATTAGAAGGAGACACGTTTTAA